A genomic window from Sphingobacterium spiritivorum includes:
- a CDS encoding DUF3347 domain-containing protein, whose amino-acid sequence MKHLFVGLLASSLLTLAACNGASEKKSESDVHTETTVSNESNAASDQGTFSELFSHYQHLTFALSSDNDKEAANAAKGMLEALPKINTEGFSAEQKSTFDDIAADIQEHSEHIGDNIGNIAHQREHLVILSKDFYDITKEFGTEKPMYKIFCSMYDDNKGAYWLSDSKEVKNPYYGEDMLTCGEVQEELK is encoded by the coding sequence ATGAAACATTTATTTGTAGGCTTACTAGCCTCATCCTTATTGACCTTGGCAGCATGCAATGGCGCTTCTGAAAAAAAATCAGAAAGCGACGTCCATACTGAAACAACGGTATCCAACGAAAGCAACGCTGCAAGCGACCAGGGAACTTTTTCGGAACTTTTTTCCCATTACCAGCACCTGACTTTTGCTTTGTCTTCCGATAATGATAAAGAAGCCGCAAATGCAGCTAAAGGCATGCTGGAAGCACTCCCCAAGATTAATACCGAGGGCTTTAGTGCAGAACAGAAAAGCACCTTCGATGACATCGCTGCTGATATTCAGGAACATTCGGAGCACATAGGTGATAACATAGGCAATATCGCTCATCAAAGAGAACATTTAGTGATCTTGAGCAAGGATTTTTATGATATAACAAAAGAATTCGGCACCGAAAAGCCCATGTACAAGATTTTTTGCTCGATGTACGATGACAACAAAGGAGCATATTGGTTAAGCGATAGCAAAGAGGTCAAAAACCCTTACTATGGTGAAGATATGCTAACATGTGGTGAAGTTCAGGAAGAACTGAAGTAA
- a CDS encoding DUF3347 domain-containing protein, with the protein MKSISKILMVITVLLSAANSFAQNQNEQHHNHGGTAQAKNIPSQNLSQLHAVFDKYFSIKDALVNADVNIASSNATELATVIKTVDMGELSPKEHTVWMKVMKELSLNTENISKSKDVVKQRRAFALLSKNVNELANASKQKTTMYYQNCPMYNDGKGATWLSKSTDIKNPYYGSKMLTCGSTIEKLN; encoded by the coding sequence ATGAAATCAATATCAAAAATATTGATGGTAATCACCGTATTACTATCCGCAGCAAACAGCTTTGCGCAAAACCAGAACGAGCAACATCACAACCATGGTGGAACAGCTCAAGCAAAGAATATTCCATCACAAAATTTATCACAATTACATGCCGTATTTGACAAGTATTTTTCCATAAAAGATGCTTTGGTAAACGCAGATGTAAATATAGCATCTTCAAATGCTACTGAATTAGCCACAGTTATTAAAACAGTGGATATGGGTGAACTTTCTCCCAAAGAGCATACCGTATGGATGAAGGTCATGAAGGAACTGTCTTTAAACACAGAAAACATCTCGAAATCGAAAGACGTCGTAAAGCAACGGAGGGCATTTGCCCTACTTTCTAAGAATGTCAATGAATTGGCAAACGCATCAAAGCAAAAAACAACTATGTACTACCAAAACTGCCCGATGTACAACGATGGCAAAGGTGCAACTTGGTTAAGTAAAAGTACGGATATCAAAAACCCGTATTACGGTTCAAAAATGCTGACCTGCGGTAGTACTATTGAAAAATTAAATTAG